From Chelatococcus sp. YT9, a single genomic window includes:
- the istB gene encoding IS21-like element helper ATPase IstB: protein MLTHPTLDMLRDLGLHGMAKGFQDLDAQPEARALDHGEWLAILLDNEATLRRQKRFEARARAARLRHDAQVEDADFRAERGLDRSLFLKLAGCDWIRQRHGLLITGPAGVGKSWLACALGHKACREDFSVVYHRAPRLFASLALARGDGRYARMLKALARTDLLILDDWGPEKLNDEQRRDLLEIIEDRYERRSTIVTSQVPVDHWYEIIGNPTIADAILDRLVHNAYRIELTGDSMRKRRAPENPEPAQT, encoded by the coding sequence ATGCTGACCCATCCCACCCTCGACATGCTGCGCGACCTCGGACTGCACGGCATGGCCAAAGGCTTCCAGGATCTCGACGCGCAGCCGGAAGCGCGCGCCCTCGATCATGGCGAATGGCTCGCCATCCTGCTTGATAACGAAGCGACGCTGCGCCGTCAGAAGCGCTTCGAGGCGCGTGCCCGCGCCGCCAGGCTACGCCATGATGCGCAGGTCGAAGACGCCGACTTCCGTGCCGAACGCGGGCTCGACCGTTCCCTCTTCCTCAAGCTCGCAGGCTGCGATTGGATCCGCCAGCGTCACGGGCTCCTGATCACAGGCCCGGCCGGTGTCGGCAAGAGTTGGCTCGCCTGCGCTCTCGGCCACAAGGCCTGTCGCGAGGACTTCTCCGTCGTCTATCACCGCGCGCCACGGCTCTTCGCCTCGCTCGCTCTCGCAAGGGGAGACGGTCGCTATGCCAGGATGCTGAAGGCGCTGGCCCGCACCGACCTGCTCATCCTCGACGATTGGGGGCCTGAAAAGCTCAACGACGAACAGCGCCGCGATCTCCTCGAGATCATCGAGGACCGCTATGAGCGGCGCTCGACCATCGTCACCAGCCAGGTGCCCGTCGACCATTGGTATGAGATCATCGGAAATCCCACCATCGCCGACGCCATCCTCGACCGCCTCGTGCATAACGCCTACCGCATCGAACTGACCGGCGACAGCATGCGAAAACGGCGCGCGCCAGAAAACCCGGAACCAGCTCAGACTTGA
- the istA gene encoding IS21 family transposase gives MPAKRRLTMRQLRQMLRLAGDGTSAREIAQRLGIARSTVQDNLKRAEASGLSWPLPGELTDDALENRLFARAGVKQGARRLPEPNWADLALELKKPGVTLMLLWEEYRAVHAGGYGYSRFCDLFRGFEKRLSPTMRQEHVVGDKVFVDYSGKKIAIIDPLTGEIREAEIFVGVLGASGYTYAEATWTQTLPDWIGAHVRMFSFFVGVPRLIVPDNLKSGVNHASFYDPEINRSYGMMASHYGVGVLPARPRRPKDKAKVENGVRFAQTCILGRLRRQTFFSLAEANTAIAGALDRINDHVMRRLGVSRRHLFETVERPALASLPVQDYEFAEWRLARVATDYHVEFKTFFYSVPHSLIRQQVDIRATSRTIEIFHRGKRVAVHQRRYGGRRYGTNPEHMPSSHRRYAEWTPARFRRWAASIGPQTEGLIIAILASRPHPEQGFRTCLGVLRLYRDLHRDRAEAVSARAVEIGGLTCKSIAALITNHKAARPAGNPGAIIDHANLRGPGYFH, from the coding sequence ATGCCGGCAAAGAGAAGGCTGACCATGAGACAACTACGACAGATGCTGCGGCTTGCCGGCGACGGAACCAGCGCCCGCGAGATCGCACAGAGGCTGGGCATCGCGCGCAGCACCGTGCAGGATAATCTGAAGCGGGCAGAAGCTTCAGGGCTGAGTTGGCCGCTACCAGGCGAACTGACCGACGACGCGCTGGAGAACCGGCTGTTCGCCCGCGCCGGGGTGAAGCAGGGTGCGCGCCGGCTGCCGGAACCGAACTGGGCAGATCTTGCTCTGGAGTTGAAGAAGCCCGGCGTCACGCTGATGCTGCTTTGGGAGGAGTACCGCGCCGTCCATGCCGGCGGCTATGGCTACAGCCGTTTCTGCGACCTGTTTCGCGGCTTCGAGAAGCGCCTGTCGCCGACGATGCGCCAAGAGCATGTCGTCGGCGACAAGGTGTTCGTGGACTATTCCGGCAAGAAGATCGCCATCATCGATCCGCTGACCGGCGAGATCCGTGAGGCGGAGATTTTCGTCGGCGTCCTGGGCGCATCCGGCTACACCTATGCGGAAGCGACCTGGACGCAGACATTGCCGGATTGGATCGGCGCGCATGTACGCATGTTCAGCTTCTTCGTCGGCGTCCCGCGCCTGATCGTGCCCGACAACCTGAAGTCCGGTGTCAATCATGCCTCCTTCTATGATCCGGAGATCAACCGCAGCTACGGCATGATGGCCTCGCACTATGGCGTCGGCGTGCTGCCGGCGCGGCCGCGTCGCCCGAAGGACAAGGCCAAGGTCGAGAACGGCGTGCGTTTTGCCCAGACCTGCATCCTCGGCCGGCTGCGGCGGCAGACATTCTTCTCGTTAGCCGAGGCCAATACCGCAATCGCCGGGGCGCTCGACCGCATCAATGACCATGTCATGCGCCGCCTTGGCGTCAGCCGTCGCCATTTGTTCGAGACGGTGGAACGGCCGGCGCTGGCGAGCCTGCCGGTGCAGGATTACGAGTTCGCCGAATGGCGCCTGGCCCGCGTCGCCACCGACTACCATGTCGAGTTCAAGACCTTCTTCTATTCCGTGCCGCACAGCCTCATTCGCCAGCAGGTCGACATCCGCGCGACCAGCAGGACGATCGAGATCTTCCATCGCGGCAAGCGCGTCGCCGTTCATCAGCGCCGCTATGGCGGACGCCGTTACGGCACCAACCCTGAGCACATGCCCAGTTCCCACCGTCGATATGCGGAGTGGACGCCGGCACGCTTCCGGCGCTGGGCCGCGTCGATCGGACCACAGACCGAGGGGCTGATCATCGCCATTCTGGCCAGCCGGCCCCATCCCGAGCAGGGGTTCCGCACCTGCCTGGGTGTTTTGCGTCTCTATCGCGATCTTCATCGTGATCGCGCCGAGGCGGTCTCGGCACGCGCCGTCGAGATCGGCGGACTGACCTGCAAGAGCATCGCCGCCCTCATCACCAACCACAAAGCCGCCCGGCCCGCCGGCAATCCCGGCGCCATCATCGACCACGCCAATCTGCGTGGTCCTGGTTACTTCCATTGA
- a CDS encoding IS110 family transposase, whose translation MADYREAFVGIDVAKLRNAIAIAGSGREGEVRFFGEVDASDASMRRVIQRIAGRFDRVHFCYEAGPTGYGLYRLIRSLGHECIVVAPSLIPRKPGDRVKTNRRDALSLARLLRAGELTAVWVPDEGHEAMRDLVRARAAAVETLRVHRQHVSAFMLKHGRIYPRKKGWTMRYLRWLQEQPFDHPAHQIALQELVEAVRISKERVERLERVIEEFVSAWSLAPIVRALQTLRGVDLIVAVTFATEVGDVTRFDSPRQLMGYLGLVPGERSTGETVRRGGITKAGNGRVRHMLVESAWTYRHAPRVGAKKLYRLEQASPRVREIAWKAQTRLTTRYRMLSGRGKKTTVVCTAIARELAGFMWAVAREAQAA comes from the coding sequence GTGGCAGATTATAGGGAAGCATTTGTCGGAATCGATGTCGCAAAACTGAGGAACGCCATCGCGATTGCGGGTTCCGGCCGGGAGGGAGAAGTTCGCTTCTTCGGCGAGGTCGACGCCTCGGATGCGAGCATGCGCCGTGTTATCCAGCGGATCGCCGGCAGGTTCGATCGAGTTCATTTCTGCTACGAGGCTGGCCCGACCGGCTATGGCCTCTATCGGCTGATCCGTTCGCTGGGTCACGAATGCATCGTGGTGGCCCCGTCGCTGATTCCGAGAAAGCCAGGCGACAGGGTGAAGACAAACCGCCGGGACGCTCTTTCTCTGGCCCGGCTGCTGCGCGCCGGCGAACTGACGGCGGTATGGGTTCCTGATGAAGGCCACGAAGCCATGCGAGATCTCGTCCGTGCCCGGGCGGCCGCGGTCGAGACGCTTCGGGTCCATCGGCAGCATGTGAGCGCCTTCATGCTCAAGCACGGACGCATCTATCCTCGCAAAAAGGGCTGGACGATGCGCTATCTGCGCTGGCTACAAGAGCAACCGTTCGATCATCCCGCACATCAGATTGCGCTCCAGGAACTGGTCGAAGCGGTCCGAATCTCGAAAGAGCGGGTCGAGCGACTTGAGCGTGTGATCGAGGAGTTCGTTTCGGCCTGGTCGTTGGCGCCGATCGTGCGAGCGCTGCAGACTTTGCGCGGCGTAGACCTGATCGTCGCCGTGACATTCGCCACCGAGGTTGGCGACGTGACCCGGTTCGACAGTCCGCGCCAGCTCATGGGATATCTCGGCCTCGTTCCTGGAGAACGATCGACCGGCGAGACAGTCAGACGGGGCGGCATCACCAAGGCGGGAAACGGCCGCGTTCGCCATATGCTGGTCGAGAGCGCCTGGACCTATAGGCATGCGCCGAGGGTCGGGGCGAAGAAGCTATACCGTCTGGAGCAAGCATCTCCAAGGGTGCGAGAGATCGCCTGGAAGGCGCAGACCCGACTGACGACCCGATATCGGATGTTGAGCGGCCGGGGCAAGAAGACAACGGTGGTCTGCACAGCGATCGCCCGTGAGTTGGCCGGCTTCATGTGGGCCGTTGCAAGGGAGGCGCAAGCAGCCTGA